DNA from Algisphaera agarilytica:
TGCCGGCTCAGGTGCATCGCCATCCGATACACCGCATCCATTTCGGCTAACGCCAATTCTCGAAACGCTTCACTATCCACGTGCCACACCTTTTCCTCATCACGAAACGAACGCCGTTTCGCTGACAGGATAACTACTTACCTCGGAAATCTATTCCGCAAGGAAGCGAGGTCTGCAAATTTCGCGGTTTATTGGGCTTAGAAACGTATTCAGCCCGTGATCGAACCCGCATCCGCGCCCGGCAGGAAGCCGGTGGGGGAGGGCTCAGCCTGGGGTTGCCACTGCTGGCGGATGTGGTCGGCGGCGGTCTGGAGATCGGCCCGAAAGGCGTTAAGTTCTTGCTCAATCGGGTTTTGCAGGCCGGTTTCGGGAGCGATCAACGCCACGGAGAACTCGTTCAGGCGCTCGGGCCAGGCGATCGCGGATTCGACCGAGGGGTCGATCCGCTGGCCCATCTGGGATTCCAGCTCACCCAGACCCGCCAGGAGCGATCGGACGGAGGGCCCCAGCGTGTCGGGCCGGGGCTCGGCCGCGAGGATGCCGGGCGAGGGGCTCGAGGGGTCGGGCATCACGAGCTGGGTCAGCGTGACCACACCCAGGAGCGCGGCGGTGCTGAGTCCGCCCAGCCCGATCAGCCACAGCACCCGAGCGGCCACGCCGGGCCCGGTCGCCTGGGCGCGGTCCTCGGCGGTGCGGGGCGGGTAGTCGCCCACGGGGTAGGCCGGGGCGAGCTGCTCGAGCGTGGATCGGCGGTGCTGGGCACCGTCGCGCAGCTGCTGTTCGAGGTCTTGGACGTCGGGTTTGGGGGCGGGGTTGGTCTTCATGGCGTTCACCATCGGGGTTACATCGCGGCCAGGGCCGGGGTGTGTTTGAGTTTCTCGCTGAGGATCTTGCGGGCCCGGTGCAGCAGGACGCGGGCGTTCACACGGCTGATGTTCATCGCCTTGGCGACCTCGGCGGGGGTTTGGTCCTCGCCGTAGTGCAACCAGAGCGCGGTCCACTGCGCGGGCTTGAGCACTTCGTCGGCCAGCCGCCAGATTTCCGAACGGCGGTCGTGTTGCTCGGCCTCGATCGTCCGTTGCAGCGGGCCGTCGGACTGATCGGGCAGGGCGATGATCGCGTCGCCGCCCGCGGTGGGTTCGTGCCCCGACGGGGCGACGTGCTTGGCGTTGGCCCGGCCGTGGTCGATTGCTTTGCGGACCGCGATCGTGAAGAGCCAGGTGCTGAACTTCCGCTTGGGGTCGTAGCGGCCGATCTTTTCGTACGCCGTAAAGAGCGTGATCTGGGCCAGGTCCTCAGCATCGGTTTCCCGACCGACGCGGCGACGCAGCAGGTGGATCAGCCGGACGCGGTACCGCCGGTCGAGTTCTTCGTAGCTCTTGACGCAGCCGGTCTGCACCCGCGCCGCCAGGGCTTCGTCGGTGGCCGCGTCCTGTTCGACGGGCTCGACAGCTTCGGCGGGTGGGGTGACGGGGCTGGGCGTCAT
Protein-coding regions in this window:
- a CDS encoding RNA polymerase sigma factor; protein product: MTAMMTPSPVTPPAEAVEPVEQDAATDEALAARVQTGCVKSYEELDRRYRVRLIHLLRRRVGRETDAEDLAQITLFTAYEKIGRYDPKRKFSTWLFTIAVRKAIDHGRANAKHVAPSGHEPTAGGDAIIALPDQSDGPLQRTIEAEQHDRRSEIWRLADEVLKPAQWTALWLHYGEDQTPAEVAKAMNISRVNARVLLHRARKILSEKLKHTPALAAM